The proteins below are encoded in one region of Vanessa tameamea isolate UH-Manoa-2023 chromosome Z, ilVanTame1 primary haplotype, whole genome shotgun sequence:
- the LOC113403416 gene encoding medium-chain specific acyl-CoA dehydrogenase, mitochondrial isoform X1: protein MNPLSQIVRATRPIYRKLSTTPVASSAKPIPTTGMCFELNDEQKALQDLARKFTREEIVPVAAQYDKTGEYPWPIIKKAWEIGLMNGHVPEHCGGMGNFGVLDECIIGEEFSFGCTGIGTAIGGTGLGQTPVILAGNKEQQKKYLGRLIEEPIVAAYGVTEPGAGSDVAGIKTRAEKKGDEWILNGQKMWITNGGVANWYFVLARTNPDPKCPASKAFTGFIVEREWPGVTPGRKELNMGQRASDTRGITFEDVRIPKENVLIGEGAGFKIAMGAFDKTRPPVAAGATGLAQRALYEATKYSLERKTFGVPIAHHQAVAFMLADMAVGVETARLAWQKAAWMVDHGQKNTVMASVAKCYASEIANKSASDAVQVFGGNGFNSDYPVEKLMRDAKIYQIYEGTSQIQRLIISREILTAAKQSNA, encoded by the exons ATGAATCCTCTAAGCCAA ATTGTACGCGCCACGCGCCCTATTTATCGTAAGTTGTCGACCACGCCTGTGGCGTCATCAGCGAAGCCCATTCCTACCACTGGCATGTGCTTcg AGTTAAACGATGAACAAAAAGCGCTGCAAGATCTGGCTCGCAAATTCACAAGAGAGGAGATCGTGCCAGTTGCCGCTCAGTACGACAAAACCGGCGAGTACCCGTGGCCCATCATAAAGAAAGCCTGGGAAATCGGTCTAATGAACGGACACGTTCCCGAGCACTGcg GGGGCATGGGAAACTTTGGAGTTCTCGACGAGTGCATAATTGGTGAAGAATTTTCCTTTGGATGTACTGGTATTGGGACAGCCATTGGCGGCACTGGCCTTGGA CAAACTCCCGTTATACTGGCCGGTAATAAGGAGCAGCAGAAGAAATATCTCGGTAGATTGATCGAGGAACCAATAGTTGCT GCGTATGGTGTCACTGAACCCGGTGCTGGGTCGGACGTAGCGGGTATTAAGACGAGGGCAGAAAAGAAGGGCGATGAATGGATCCTCAACGGACAGAAGATGTGGATCACCAATGGTGGTGTTGCCAACTG GTACTTCGTACTGGCGAGGACAAATCCGGACCCCAAGTGCCCGGCCAGCAAAGCCTTCACCGGGTTCATCGTGGAGAGAGAATGGCCGGGAGTGACCCCTGGTCGtaag gaATTGAACATGGGACAACGCGCCTCAGACACTCGTGGAATTACATTCGAAGATGTACGCATTCCCAAAGAGAATGTGCTGATCGGAGAAGGCGCAGGATTCAAGATAGCCATGGGCGCTTTCGACAAGACCCGCCCACct GTGGCGGCTGGTGCCACAGGTCTCGCTCAGCGAGCATTGTACGAAGCTACTAAATATTCACTCGAGCGTAAAACATTCGGCGTTCCCATCGCCCATCACCAAGCTGTAGCGTTCATGTTGGCAGACATGGCCGTCGGTGTAGAAACAGCACGTCTCGCCTGGCAGAAGGCTGCCTGGATGGTCGATCACG GCCAGAAAAACACCGTGATGGCGTCTGTAGCTAAATGCTACGCTTCCGAAATTGCTAACAAATCCGCCTCAGATGCCGTACAAGTATTCGGTGGTAACGGTTTTAATAGCGACTATCCTGTGGAAAAACTCATGCGTGACGCGAAAATTTACCAGATCTATGAGGGAACATCGCAAATTCAAAGACTCATCATTTCCCGAGAAATCCTCACAGCAGCTAAGCAAAGCAACGCTTAA
- the LOC113403416 gene encoding medium-chain specific acyl-CoA dehydrogenase, mitochondrial isoform X2, which produces MNPLSQIVRATRPIYRKLSTTPVASSAKPIPTTGMCFELNDEQKALQDLARKFTREEIVPVAAQYDKTGEYPWPIIKKAWEIGLMNGHVPEHCGGLDMGIFDGCMVAEELAYGCTGIMTAMEASGLGQTPVILAGNKEQQKKYLGRLIEEPIVAAYGVTEPGAGSDVAGIKTRAEKKGDEWILNGQKMWITNGGVANWYFVLARTNPDPKCPASKAFTGFIVEREWPGVTPGRKELNMGQRASDTRGITFEDVRIPKENVLIGEGAGFKIAMGAFDKTRPPVAAGATGLAQRALYEATKYSLERKTFGVPIAHHQAVAFMLADMAVGVETARLAWQKAAWMVDHGQKNTVMASVAKCYASEIANKSASDAVQVFGGNGFNSDYPVEKLMRDAKIYQIYEGTSQIQRLIISREILTAAKQSNA; this is translated from the exons ATGAATCCTCTAAGCCAA ATTGTACGCGCCACGCGCCCTATTTATCGTAAGTTGTCGACCACGCCTGTGGCGTCATCAGCGAAGCCCATTCCTACCACTGGCATGTGCTTcg AGTTAAACGATGAACAAAAAGCGCTGCAAGATCTGGCTCGCAAATTCACAAGAGAGGAGATCGTGCCAGTTGCCGCTCAGTACGACAAAACCGGCGAGTACCCGTGGCCCATCATAAAGAAAGCCTGGGAAATCGGTCTAATGAACGGACACGTTCCCGAGCACTGcg GTGGTTTGGATATGGGGATCTTTGATGGGTGTATGGTAGCAGAAGAGCTGGCCTACGGCTGTACTGGTATCATGACAGCAATGGAAGCTAGTGGTCTAGGC CAAACTCCCGTTATACTGGCCGGTAATAAGGAGCAGCAGAAGAAATATCTCGGTAGATTGATCGAGGAACCAATAGTTGCT GCGTATGGTGTCACTGAACCCGGTGCTGGGTCGGACGTAGCGGGTATTAAGACGAGGGCAGAAAAGAAGGGCGATGAATGGATCCTCAACGGACAGAAGATGTGGATCACCAATGGTGGTGTTGCCAACTG GTACTTCGTACTGGCGAGGACAAATCCGGACCCCAAGTGCCCGGCCAGCAAAGCCTTCACCGGGTTCATCGTGGAGAGAGAATGGCCGGGAGTGACCCCTGGTCGtaag gaATTGAACATGGGACAACGCGCCTCAGACACTCGTGGAATTACATTCGAAGATGTACGCATTCCCAAAGAGAATGTGCTGATCGGAGAAGGCGCAGGATTCAAGATAGCCATGGGCGCTTTCGACAAGACCCGCCCACct GTGGCGGCTGGTGCCACAGGTCTCGCTCAGCGAGCATTGTACGAAGCTACTAAATATTCACTCGAGCGTAAAACATTCGGCGTTCCCATCGCCCATCACCAAGCTGTAGCGTTCATGTTGGCAGACATGGCCGTCGGTGTAGAAACAGCACGTCTCGCCTGGCAGAAGGCTGCCTGGATGGTCGATCACG GCCAGAAAAACACCGTGATGGCGTCTGTAGCTAAATGCTACGCTTCCGAAATTGCTAACAAATCCGCCTCAGATGCCGTACAAGTATTCGGTGGTAACGGTTTTAATAGCGACTATCCTGTGGAAAAACTCATGCGTGACGCGAAAATTTACCAGATCTATGAGGGAACATCGCAAATTCAAAGACTCATCATTTCCCGAGAAATCCTCACAGCAGCTAAGCAAAGCAACGCTTAA
- the LOC113403416 gene encoding medium-chain specific acyl-CoA dehydrogenase, mitochondrial isoform X3: MNPLSQIVRATRPIYRKLSTTPVASSAKPIPTTGMCFELNDEQKALQDLARKFTREEIVPVAAQYDKTGEYPWPIIKKAWEIGLMNGHVPEHCGGMGLGVLESCLICEETAFGCSGIMAAMYITDVGQTPVILAGNKEQQKKYLGRLIEEPIVAAYGVTEPGAGSDVAGIKTRAEKKGDEWILNGQKMWITNGGVANWYFVLARTNPDPKCPASKAFTGFIVEREWPGVTPGRKELNMGQRASDTRGITFEDVRIPKENVLIGEGAGFKIAMGAFDKTRPPVAAGATGLAQRALYEATKYSLERKTFGVPIAHHQAVAFMLADMAVGVETARLAWQKAAWMVDHGQKNTVMASVAKCYASEIANKSASDAVQVFGGNGFNSDYPVEKLMRDAKIYQIYEGTSQIQRLIISREILTAAKQSNA, translated from the exons ATGAATCCTCTAAGCCAA ATTGTACGCGCCACGCGCCCTATTTATCGTAAGTTGTCGACCACGCCTGTGGCGTCATCAGCGAAGCCCATTCCTACCACTGGCATGTGCTTcg AGTTAAACGATGAACAAAAAGCGCTGCAAGATCTGGCTCGCAAATTCACAAGAGAGGAGATCGTGCCAGTTGCCGCTCAGTACGACAAAACCGGCGAGTACCCGTGGCCCATCATAAAGAAAGCCTGGGAAATCGGTCTAATGAACGGACACGTTCCCGAGCACTGcg GAGGAATGGGTTTAGGAGTATTGGAGAGTTGTTTAATATGTGAAGAGACAGCTTTTGGCTGTTCCGGCATTATGGCAGCGATGTATATCACTGACGTCGGA CAAACTCCCGTTATACTGGCCGGTAATAAGGAGCAGCAGAAGAAATATCTCGGTAGATTGATCGAGGAACCAATAGTTGCT GCGTATGGTGTCACTGAACCCGGTGCTGGGTCGGACGTAGCGGGTATTAAGACGAGGGCAGAAAAGAAGGGCGATGAATGGATCCTCAACGGACAGAAGATGTGGATCACCAATGGTGGTGTTGCCAACTG GTACTTCGTACTGGCGAGGACAAATCCGGACCCCAAGTGCCCGGCCAGCAAAGCCTTCACCGGGTTCATCGTGGAGAGAGAATGGCCGGGAGTGACCCCTGGTCGtaag gaATTGAACATGGGACAACGCGCCTCAGACACTCGTGGAATTACATTCGAAGATGTACGCATTCCCAAAGAGAATGTGCTGATCGGAGAAGGCGCAGGATTCAAGATAGCCATGGGCGCTTTCGACAAGACCCGCCCACct GTGGCGGCTGGTGCCACAGGTCTCGCTCAGCGAGCATTGTACGAAGCTACTAAATATTCACTCGAGCGTAAAACATTCGGCGTTCCCATCGCCCATCACCAAGCTGTAGCGTTCATGTTGGCAGACATGGCCGTCGGTGTAGAAACAGCACGTCTCGCCTGGCAGAAGGCTGCCTGGATGGTCGATCACG GCCAGAAAAACACCGTGATGGCGTCTGTAGCTAAATGCTACGCTTCCGAAATTGCTAACAAATCCGCCTCAGATGCCGTACAAGTATTCGGTGGTAACGGTTTTAATAGCGACTATCCTGTGGAAAAACTCATGCGTGACGCGAAAATTTACCAGATCTATGAGGGAACATCGCAAATTCAAAGACTCATCATTTCCCGAGAAATCCTCACAGCAGCTAAGCAAAGCAACGCTTAA